One segment of Podarcis muralis chromosome 17, rPodMur119.hap1.1, whole genome shotgun sequence DNA contains the following:
- the ALDOB gene encoding fructose-bisphosphate aldolase B gives MTHQFPALSPEQKKALSDTAQRIVATGKGILAADESVGTMGNRLQRIKVENTEENRRAFRDILFSSDTSINQQIGGVIFFHETLYQKDNTGKLFPNVIKDKGIVVGIKLDKGTAPLAGTNGETTIQGLDGLAERCAQYKKDGADFGKWRAVLKITDTTPSTLAIQENANTLARYASICQQHGLVPIVEPEILPDGDHDLQRCQYVTEKVLAAVYKALNDHHVYLEGTLLKPNMVTAGHSCPKKYTPEEVAMATVTALHRTVPAAVPGICFLSGGQSEEEASVNLNAINLCPLPKPWKLTFSYGRALQASALAAWSGKPENKKAAQEAFCKRAKINSLACKGQYTTSGKTGGAATQSLFTASYTY, from the exons ATGACCCATCAGTTTCCAGCCCTATCTCCGGAACAGAAGAAAGCCCTCTCAGACACAGCTCAGAGGATCGTGGCCACAGGCAAAGGAATCCTGGCCGCAGATGAATCTGTTG GTACTATGGGTAACCGGCTGCAGCGCATCAAAGTGGAGAACACTGAAGAGAACCGTCGAGCCTTCCGAGACATCCTCTTCTCTTCCGACACCTCCATCAATCAGCAGATAGGGGGTGTCATTTTTTTCCACGAGACCCTCTATCAGAAGGACAACACTGGCAAGCTCTTCCCAAATGTCATCAAGGACAAGGGCATCGTGGTTGGAATCAAG CTGGACAAAGGCACAGCTCCATTGGCAGGAACGAATGGAGAAACCACCATTCAAG GTTTGGATGGCCTTGCTGAGCGCTGTGCCCAGTATAAGAAGGATGGAGCTGACTTTGGCAAGTGGCGTGCTGTGTTGAAAATTACAGATACGACCCCCTCCACTCTTGCCATCCAGGAGAACGCTAATACACTGGCACGTTATGCCAGTATCTGCCAACAG CATGGACTAGTGCCCATCGTGGAGCCTGAGATCCTGCCTGATGGAGACCATGACCTCCAACGGTGCCAGTACGTGACAGAAAAG GTGCTGGCTGCTGTGTACAAGGCCTTGAATGACCACCATGTCTACCTGGAAGGAACATTGCTGAAGCCCAACATGGTGACTGCAGGGCATTCTTGTCCCAAGAAGTACACCCCCGAAGAGGTGGCCATGGCCACAGTGACAGCTCTCCATCGCACCGTCCCAGCGGCTGTTCCAG GCATCTGCTTCCTTTCTGGGGGCCAAAGCGAGGAGGAGGCTTCCGTCAACCTCAATGCCATCAATCTCTGCCCTCTGCCTAAACCTTGGAAGCTGACTTTCTCCTATGGGCGGGCCTTGCAAGCATCGGCTCTGGCTGCCTGGTCTGGGAAGCCTGAGAACAAGAAGGCTGCCCAGGAGGCCTTCTGCAAACGAGCAAAG aTAAATAGCTTAGCCTGCAAAGGTCAATACACCACCTCTGGGAAGACCGGCGGAGCAGCCACCCAGTCGCTTTTCACTGCCAGCTACACATACTAA
- the MRPL50 gene encoding large ribosomal subunit protein mL50 — protein sequence MAASAVALRVVRRVVGFPPRRALWGGVSKETGGDPEAAEPVKEEPVLVCPPPRSKKYLPPEDLQSRLESRIKEIFGSSVSKDWQEASLGDSRLKYLLLAQLATDLGRAVPNSQLHQMKSTRDVLAFYSTPVKDISKFDELSTQQLPSNLKIQWQY from the exons ATGGCGGCTTCCGCGGTTGCCCTGCGGGTCGTCAGGCGGGTCGTCGGCTTCCCTCCACGCAGGGCGCTGTGGGGAGGCGTGAG CAAGGAGACTGGAGGCGACCCAGAAGCAGCAGAGCCAGTGAAAGAGGAGCCAGTCCTGGTTTGTCCTCCACCGCGAAGCAAAAAATACCTCCCTCCTGAGGATCTCCAGTCTCGCCTAGAGTCTCGCATCAAAGAGATATTTGGATCCTCGGTCTCAAAGGACTGGCAAGAGGCATCATTGGGAGATAGTCGTTTAAAATATCTTCTGTTGGCACAGCTGGCGACAGATCTAGGCCGTGCTGTCCCTAATTCCCAACTCCACCAAATGAAGAGCACCAGAGATGTCTTGGCTTTCTACAGCACGCCTGTGAAAGACATATCAAAGTTTGATGAGTTAAGCACGCAGCAGCTGCCCTCGAACCTGAAGATCCAATGGCAGTACTGA